Genomic window (Acidobacteriota bacterium):
TCAACACAACACCGGTAACGCCGGCGATGGCGCCGAACTTCTGCGCCTGCTCGATGCCGTTGGAGCCGGTGGTGGCATCGAGGACGAGCAGCACCTCGTGGGGCGCACCAGGGATCTCTCGGCCCGCGACCTTGATTACTTTTTCCAGCTCCTTCATCAGGTTGGTGCGGGTGTGCAGCCGTCCGGCAGTGTCCACCAGAACCTCGTCTGCGCTCTTCGAGCGGGCGGAAGCGATCGCGTCGAAGACTACCGCAGCCGGATCCGCTCCCTCCTGCTGGTGGACCACCGGGGCGCCAACCCGGTCTGCCCAAACCTTGAGCTGATCGACCGCTGCCGCCCTGAAGGTGTCAGCTGCGGCCAGCACGACCGTCGAGCCGGACTCCTGCTTTCTCTTGGCGAGCTTGGCGGCGGTCGTCGTCTTGCCGGTTCCGTTGACTCCCACCAGCAGGGTGACACGTGGGCTGCCACTCTGGTCGCCTGCCGGCTGGGCTTTGTCCGC
Coding sequences:
- the ftsY gene encoding signal recognition particle-docking protein FtsY — its product is MAGTFLKKLKRGLFMTHTEFLEKAGDALRRQGPVEPAHLDRLEEALIASDAGVELSLRLVDALRQEIRSGRITTSDELRPAVRGHLLALLEEADKAQPAGDQSGSPRVTLLVGVNGTGKTTTAAKLAKRKQESGSTVVLAAADTFRAAAVDQLKVWADRVGAPVVHQQEGADPAAVVFDAIASARSKSADEVLVDTAGRLHTRTNLMKELEKVIKVAGREIPGAPHEVLLVLDATTGSNGIEQAQKFGAIAGVTGVVLTKLDGTAKGGVILAIADSLKLPVRWVGVGEDVEDLLPFEAEDFVDALLEISSGETPAQLD